A region of Deltaproteobacteria bacterium DNA encodes the following proteins:
- a CDS encoding ester cyclase, with protein sequence MTEKNKEIVRQFIETVINNREESQADQFISPDYIDHNSKSEKPIGIDGLIQHIHAVRSTYPDLKIIVHDQVAEDDMVVSRISITGTHEGNWLRMKPTHKQVAIDAVNINRIKNGLIVEHWGVANTLEALLDIGAIKLEENEQNT encoded by the coding sequence ATGACAGAAAAGAATAAAGAAATTGTCAGACAATTCATTGAAACGGTTATCAATAATCGCGAAGAAAGCCAAGCTGATCAATTTATTTCTCCTGATTATATTGATCACAATAGTAAATCAGAAAAGCCGATTGGTATTGATGGCTTAATTCAGCATATCCATGCAGTTCGTTCCACCTACCCTGATTTAAAAATCATTGTTCACGACCAAGTTGCAGAAGATGATATGGTTGTTAGCCGAATCAGTATTACAGGCACACATGAAGGAAATTGGCTGAGAATGAAACCAACACATAAACAGGTTGCTATTGATGCAGTAAATATCAATCGCATCAAAAACGGTTTGATTGTTGAGCATTGGGGTGTGGCAAATACACTGGAAGCCCTATTGGATATTGGGGCAATAAAGTTGGAAGAAAATGAACAAAACACCTAA
- a CDS encoding type II toxin-antitoxin system prevent-host-death family antitoxin, giving the protein MKATAKDLRFHSKELIETVKRGEEVVITFRGKPCAKLVPFEEKKNEISRHKLFGMWKDHDQSQNVDEYVRNLRKGRF; this is encoded by the coding sequence ATGAAAGCAACAGCCAAAGATTTAAGATTTCACTCCAAAGAATTAATAGAGACTGTAAAAAGAGGAGAGGAAGTTGTAATTACTTTTCGAGGGAAACCTTGTGCCAAGCTGGTCCCTTTTGAGGAAAAGAAAAATGAGATTTCACGGCATAAATTGTTTGGGATGTGGAAAGACCATGACCAGTCTCAAAACGTCGATGAGTATGTCAGGAATTTAAGAAAAGGAAGATTCTAA
- a CDS encoding type II toxin-antitoxin system VapC family toxin — protein sequence MLIIDTDVLIWYLRGNDKAYKTIENIENFSISVITYMELVQGMRNKKELNGLRQALHVWNTRILYISEEISAKAMFAVEQHFLSHSMQLADALIGATAISYGLPLLTGNDKHYKIMKEIQLKRFRP from the coding sequence ATGCTAATAATCGACACTGACGTACTCATTTGGTATTTACGGGGAAATGACAAAGCATATAAAACGATCGAGAATATAGAAAATTTCTCAATTTCTGTAATCACCTACATGGAACTTGTTCAGGGAATGAGAAACAAAAAAGAACTGAACGGTCTGCGGCAGGCACTTCATGTATGGAACACCAGGATTTTATACATTTCAGAAGAAATATCGGCCAAAGCTATGTTTGCAGTTGAACAACATTTCTTGAGTCACTCAATGCAACTGGCCGATGCTCTTATTGGTGCTACAGCAATAAGTTATGGACTTCCCTTGCTCACAGGAAATGACAAGCATTATAAAATTATGAAAGAGATTCAGCTTAAAAGATTTAGGCCATAA
- the hemW gene encoding radical SAM family heme chaperone HemW, with product MKRTIARSGPAIAQSAQANRSSCKTRWRQMFGLYLHIPFCLKKCAYCDFNSRAPRPGEVDSYLSALQKEIATVPALAGRSLSSLYIGGGTPTILTVEQFRRLFAALHSVFHWNDGMEITVEANPGTVDLSFLRQLRSLGVNRLSLGIQSFRDSLLRRMGRIHSGADGRAAIEAARKAGFENLGADLIYALPGQAPADWEEDLAELLGYRPEHLSLYALSVEPGTPFARAEKEGKLLLPAEEEEVEMFRRAVEITGERGYEHYEISNFALPGCFSRHNSRYWTMEEYYGAGAGAHSFLWREDPVRFHNEPDPAAYVGRIGRGESPVAGREVLEKKTLLSEAMMLGLRRTAGVDMEKFHGKYGVEPAEYFAEDLVRAFREEWIEEIGGVLRLTPKGALFSNEVFVCLF from the coding sequence ATGAAGCGAACCATCGCCCGGAGCGGACCGGCAATAGCGCAGTCCGCCCAGGCAAATCGCTCCTCTTGCAAAACCCGGTGGAGACAAATGTTCGGGCTCTATCTTCACATCCCTTTCTGCCTGAAGAAATGCGCCTATTGCGACTTCAATTCACGGGCTCCGCGGCCGGGGGAAGTGGACAGCTATCTTTCGGCCCTGCAAAAAGAGATCGCGACGGTTCCGGCATTGGCCGGGCGTTCCCTTTCCAGTCTCTACATCGGTGGAGGGACACCGACGATCCTGACGGTGGAGCAGTTCCGCCGTCTCTTTGCCGCCCTCCACTCGGTCTTCCACTGGAACGACGGGATGGAGATCACCGTGGAGGCCAATCCGGGGACGGTGGATCTCTCCTTCCTGCGACAACTCAGATCTCTCGGCGTGAACCGGCTTTCACTTGGTATCCAGTCCTTCAGGGATTCCCTGCTCCGCCGGATGGGGCGGATCCATTCCGGGGCTGACGGGCGGGCGGCGATCGAGGCGGCTCGTAAGGCGGGGTTTGAGAATTTAGGCGCCGACCTGATCTACGCACTTCCGGGACAGGCCCCGGCGGACTGGGAAGAGGATCTGGCGGAACTGCTCGGATACCGTCCGGAACATCTCTCACTCTACGCCCTGTCCGTCGAGCCGGGAACTCCTTTTGCCCGTGCGGAAAAAGAGGGAAAGCTGCTCCTTCCTGCGGAGGAGGAAGAGGTCGAGATGTTCCGGCGGGCCGTTGAGATCACGGGGGAAAGGGGATACGAGCATTACGAGATATCCAATTTCGCACTCCCCGGTTGCTTTTCCCGTCACAACAGCCGGTACTGGACGATGGAGGAGTACTACGGCGCCGGCGCCGGCGCCCATTCCTTCCTTTGGCGGGAAGACCCGGTCCGTTTCCATAACGAACCCGATCCTGCAGCCTATGTAGGCAGGATCGGGCGGGGAGAGTCACCGGTGGCGGGCCGGGAAGTCCTGGAAAAAAAGACGTTGCTTTCGGAGGCGATGATGCTCGGACTCCGGCGGACCGCGGGCGTTGATATGGAGAAGTTCCACGGGAAGTATGGTGTTGAACCTGCGGAATATTTTGCGGAGGACCTTGTGCGCGCCTTCCGGGAAGAGTGGATCGAAGAGATTGGGGGGGTACTACGGCTTACGCCGAAGGGGGCGCTCTTTTCCAACGAGGTTTTTGTTTGCCTGTTTTAA
- a CDS encoding tetratricopeptide repeat protein — protein sequence MIARPFRILWVLLVIGLFSCAAPRPVTRSLGDRAGDLNRRGIKEYAQGDLEAAEADFLHALQLNRRIDARRGILDNLNNLAALRLRRGNPSEALPFLQEGLSIAEEVGDTAAQIDFDIHIGAAREMEDKDKAALSSYDRAESAARSLGDERRLQAALGRRGQLELALQQWEKAEVDLKQALDLARSRNDEKGTAMRESDLGLLALHQGNPDTASALLTSALKKHRRLEDPPGIALDLQRLGRLSNRQGNPAQAEAYLKRAFLSHRADGDSAGAMEDLLLLTDLYRKQGEGENASNTLKKAEKILPSLHRKNMIDDYHRMEEEVQKVFP from the coding sequence ATGATCGCGAGACCTTTCCGGATCCTGTGGGTCCTTCTGGTGATCGGCCTCTTCTCCTGTGCCGCGCCCCGGCCCGTGACAAGATCCCTGGGGGATCGGGCCGGCGATCTTAACCGGCGGGGGATCAAAGAATATGCACAAGGTGATCTTGAGGCGGCGGAGGCTGATTTTCTGCACGCCCTGCAATTGAACCGCCGGATCGATGCACGCAGGGGGATATTGGATAACCTGAACAATCTCGCGGCGCTCCGACTGCGGCGGGGCAATCCCTCAGAGGCGCTGCCCTTCCTGCAGGAAGGGTTGTCGATCGCCGAAGAGGTCGGGGACACTGCGGCACAAATCGATTTCGATATTCATATCGGCGCCGCAAGAGAGATGGAGGACAAGGACAAGGCCGCCCTCTCCTCCTATGACAGGGCCGAGTCGGCGGCCCGCTCCCTCGGAGACGAAAGACGCCTGCAGGCCGCTCTGGGACGAAGGGGACAATTAGAGCTTGCTCTGCAACAATGGGAAAAGGCCGAAGTCGATCTCAAGCAGGCGCTCGATCTGGCCCGGTCCCGGAACGACGAGAAGGGGACGGCGATGCGGGAGAGTGACCTGGGCCTGCTGGCCCTCCACCAGGGTAATCCGGACACGGCCTCGGCGCTGCTGACTTCAGCCCTGAAGAAACACCGCCGGCTGGAAGATCCTCCCGGAATCGCCCTCGACCTGCAACGATTAGGAAGGTTGTCCAACCGGCAAGGCAATCCTGCGCAGGCGGAGGCCTACCTGAAACGGGCCTTCCTCTCCCACCGGGCCGATGGGGATTCGGCAGGGGCAATGGAGGACCTGCTCCTCCTGACGGATCTCTACCGGAAACAGGGAGAAGGAGAAAATGCCTCGAACACATTGAAAAAAGCGGAGAAGATCCTCCCCTCCCTCCACCGCAAAAACATGATAGACGACTACCACCGGATGGAGGAGGAAGTGCAAAAGGTTTTTCCTTGA
- a CDS encoding MCE family protein: MATPESHKTETMVGIFVLLGIAAVSVLVFSIAGKQKLFEPRYRLRAEFSEIGGLKIGAPVRLAGLEVGNVESLKFTPGGKIVATLSLRKRYRYQIRSDSVATISSVGILGDKSVEITIGSKIKGILRDGMEIQAKNPFDVAQFIDQVIPMAEKLDKILSYISSISGEFAMQDLHLSETMEHAGNIVKKIDEGRGSFGKAVNDPALYDKLIRLSNSARTAADEVKKTALKIDRASGQLPAIFTSTRKTMENLSAVTGDVRAGTKHLPRIAAEADETVRNLHAASRELPAIAGSFRNAAQGAEDVVEAAKRSWLIRRNLPRRTGTEERILLGNRPISYEESRP; the protein is encoded by the coding sequence ATGGCAACACCGGAATCACATAAAACCGAGACGATGGTGGGGATCTTCGTCCTCCTCGGGATCGCCGCCGTTTCCGTCCTGGTCTTCTCCATCGCAGGCAAGCAAAAACTTTTTGAGCCGCGGTACCGCCTGCGAGCTGAATTCTCCGAAATCGGAGGGCTGAAGATCGGCGCTCCCGTCCGGCTGGCCGGTCTGGAGGTCGGGAATGTGGAGAGTCTGAAATTTACTCCGGGCGGCAAAATCGTAGCCACCCTTTCCCTGCGGAAGCGCTATCGCTACCAGATCCGGAGCGATTCCGTCGCCACCATCAGTTCCGTAGGCATCCTCGGAGACAAGAGTGTGGAGATCACGATCGGGTCAAAGATCAAGGGAATACTCAGAGACGGGATGGAAATCCAGGCAAAGAACCCCTTCGATGTCGCACAATTCATCGACCAGGTCATTCCCATGGCGGAAAAACTGGACAAGATCCTGAGCTACATCTCCAGCATCAGCGGAGAGTTCGCCATGCAGGACCTTCACCTGAGCGAAACCATGGAACACGCCGGCAATATCGTTAAGAAGATCGACGAAGGAAGGGGCTCCTTCGGGAAGGCCGTCAACGATCCCGCCCTTTATGACAAACTGATCCGTCTGAGCAATTCCGCCCGGACCGCCGCCGATGAAGTGAAAAAGACCGCCCTCAAAATCGACCGTGCCTCCGGGCAACTTCCGGCAATTTTTACATCGACACGAAAAACCATGGAAAACCTCAGCGCCGTAACCGGCGATGTACGGGCTGGAACGAAACATCTCCCCCGAATCGCCGCCGAGGCCGATGAAACGGTACGGAATCTTCATGCCGCTTCCCGGGAGCTGCCGGCCATTGCCGGATCTTTCCGGAATGCCGCCCAGGGAGCGGAGGATGTGGTCGAGGCGGCCAAACGAAGTTGGCTCATCCGGAGGAACCTCCCCCGGAGGACCGGCACGGAGGAACGGATCCTCCTCGGCAACCGACCGATTTCCTATGAGGAGAGCCGACCATGA
- a CDS encoding ATP-binding cassette domain-containing protein codes for MMEHSKNGKDPILSAKGVTKTFEDQPVLRGIDMDLFEGESIVLLGGSGSGKSVFLGTLIGLITPDAGRIRILDHVVTDFRKEAEWKELWCNVGFLFQGSALFDSMNVRDNIAFPLDVHTDLSRSEIDTKVSRLLSMVGLGEIQEKMPSELSGGMQKRVALARTIAMEPKIILYDEPTTGLDPVTSDTIADLIRELQLRLGITSLVVTHDIRLTFKAADRVAMLHEGKILLTVPLEEVQESTDPRVREFLYG; via the coding sequence ATGATGGAACATTCCAAAAACGGAAAAGATCCGATCCTCTCGGCGAAAGGAGTCACCAAAACCTTCGAAGACCAGCCGGTCTTAAGAGGCATCGACATGGACCTTTTTGAAGGAGAATCGATTGTCCTTTTAGGAGGAAGCGGCTCGGGCAAATCGGTTTTCCTGGGGACCCTCATCGGCCTGATTACCCCCGATGCGGGACGGATTCGTATCCTCGACCATGTGGTAACGGATTTCCGGAAGGAAGCGGAATGGAAAGAACTCTGGTGCAACGTCGGCTTTCTCTTTCAGGGTTCCGCCCTCTTCGATTCGATGAACGTCCGGGACAACATCGCCTTCCCCCTCGATGTGCACACCGATCTTTCCAGGTCCGAAATCGACACAAAGGTCAGCCGCCTCCTTTCGATGGTGGGATTGGGAGAGATCCAGGAAAAGATGCCTTCGGAACTCTCCGGAGGGATGCAGAAACGGGTGGCCCTGGCACGAACCATCGCCATGGAACCGAAGATCATTCTCTATGATGAACCGACAACGGGGCTCGACCCCGTCACCTCCGACACCATTGCCGACCTGATCCGGGAGCTGCAACTCCGTCTCGGGATCACCTCCCTCGTGGTGACCCATGATATTCGTCTCACCTTCAAGGCAGCGGACCGGGTGGCCATGCTTCACGAAGGGAAAATCCTCCTGACCGTCCCGCTGGAAGAGGTTCAAGAGAGTACGGACCCCAGGGTCCGGGAATTTCTTTATGGATGA
- a CDS encoding ABC transporter permease translates to MRVVSGTGSRIIAFAQYMGELTLFAFSSFRHLFQRPFFFRLIVHQVMEIGIKTIPLVIISSFAIGIVLSMHSIHLLKEFGAVHYVAAAVGLSVVKELGPVLTALMVAGRAGSGISAEIGSMRVTRQIDALKVLAVNPMKYLVLTRILACLIAVPLLTAFADLLGIAGGLLMGVTRGGISAGLYLDITFEFIEMIDLIPGLMKAGFFGLVIGVVSTYEGFNAKGGTTGVGAATTRTVVVTSLMIFISDVFLSQTFLLLLGG, encoded by the coding sequence ATGCGTGTCGTTTCGGGAACGGGAAGCCGGATCATTGCCTTCGCTCAATACATGGGTGAGCTGACTCTCTTCGCCTTCTCTTCTTTCCGCCATCTCTTTCAGCGCCCCTTCTTCTTCCGTCTGATCGTTCACCAGGTCATGGAGATCGGGATCAAGACCATCCCGCTGGTCATCATCTCCTCCTTCGCAATCGGAATTGTCCTCTCCATGCATTCCATCCACCTCCTGAAAGAATTCGGAGCCGTTCATTATGTGGCGGCAGCCGTGGGGCTTTCCGTGGTCAAGGAATTGGGGCCGGTCCTGACCGCCCTCATGGTCGCCGGACGGGCCGGATCGGGGATCAGCGCCGAGATCGGATCCATGCGGGTCACCCGGCAGATCGATGCCCTGAAGGTCCTGGCCGTCAACCCGATGAAATATCTCGTCCTGACCCGGATCCTCGCCTGCCTGATCGCCGTACCGCTGCTGACCGCTTTTGCCGATCTCTTAGGCATCGCAGGGGGTCTCCTGATGGGAGTCACCCGGGGGGGGATCAGCGCCGGGCTCTACCTTGATATCACTTTTGAATTCATTGAAATGATTGACCTGATCCCCGGCCTGATGAAGGCGGGATTCTTCGGACTCGTGATCGGTGTCGTCAGCACCTACGAGGGATTTAATGCAAAGGGAGGGACGACCGGCGTCGGCGCCGCCACGACCCGGACGGTGGTCGTCACTTCCCTGATGATCTTTATCTCCGACGTTTTTCTGAGCCAGACTTTCCTGCTCCTTCTGGGGGGATAA
- a CDS encoding YifB family Mg chelatase-like AAA ATPase, giving the protein MIAKVLSSSVIGIDAVPVEVEVDVARGLPAFSVVGMADIAVKESKERVRSAIKNSGQKFPTHRITVNLAPADLKKEGAAFDLPIALGILTRQGIIPQDALAGYLFVGELSLNGSIKPIRGALPMAIRAKTEGCRAMCVPKENAPEAAIVGGINIHPVRSLAETLSFLNHEIDIAPERTDLYTLLREQSATDLDFCDVRGQEHAKRALEVACAGGHNILLIGPPGSGKTMLSKRLPSILPELTLAESLDCTKIYSVAGLLNPEEQIVSSRPFQAPHHTISDAGMIGGGTFPKPGEVSIAHHGILFLDEFPEFRRNVLEALRQPLEDGCVTISRAAGSLTYPARFMLVASMNPCPCGYFGDPYHTCRCSPHQIERYRNRISGPLIDRIDIQVEVPAVPYHQLSSARQGEHSLQIRQRINNARKIQAERYQADGIPCTAHMTPRMIEEYCTIDPTSERMLQEAMADLGFSARAYHRILKVARTIADLEGSERIRSDHLAEALQYRSLDRVRMEL; this is encoded by the coding sequence ATGATTGCCAAAGTTCTCAGCAGTAGCGTCATCGGCATTGATGCCGTCCCCGTGGAAGTCGAAGTCGATGTGGCCCGGGGACTCCCTGCCTTTTCGGTCGTCGGGATGGCCGACATCGCAGTCAAGGAGAGCAAAGAACGGGTGCGATCGGCCATCAAAAACTCCGGGCAGAAATTTCCCACGCACCGGATCACCGTCAACCTCGCCCCGGCCGACCTGAAAAAAGAAGGCGCCGCATTCGACCTCCCGATTGCCTTGGGGATACTCACCCGGCAGGGAATCATCCCACAGGACGCCCTCGCCGGCTACCTGTTCGTGGGGGAACTCTCCCTGAACGGAAGTATCAAGCCGATACGGGGAGCTCTTCCCATGGCAATCCGCGCCAAGACGGAAGGATGCCGGGCCATGTGCGTTCCGAAGGAGAATGCGCCCGAGGCGGCCATCGTCGGGGGAATCAATATCCACCCGGTCCGTTCCCTGGCAGAGACCCTGTCCTTTCTCAATCACGAAATCGATATTGCTCCGGAACGGACGGACCTCTACACCCTGCTGCGGGAACAGTCGGCAACAGACCTCGACTTTTGCGATGTACGGGGACAGGAGCATGCCAAGCGCGCCCTCGAAGTCGCCTGTGCGGGTGGGCATAACATCCTCCTCATCGGCCCCCCCGGGTCGGGCAAGACGATGCTCTCCAAACGCCTCCCCTCCATCCTGCCGGAGCTGACCCTTGCGGAATCGCTCGACTGCACAAAAATCTACAGTGTTGCGGGACTGCTGAACCCGGAGGAACAGATTGTTTCCTCTCGGCCATTTCAAGCCCCTCATCACACTATTTCCGATGCCGGAATGATCGGCGGCGGCACTTTTCCGAAGCCGGGGGAAGTGAGCATCGCCCATCACGGTATCCTCTTCCTGGACGAATTCCCCGAATTTCGACGGAATGTCCTGGAGGCGCTCCGTCAACCCCTGGAGGACGGCTGCGTTACCATCTCCCGGGCCGCCGGCTCGCTGACCTATCCCGCCCGATTCATGCTGGTCGCCTCCATGAACCCCTGCCCCTGCGGTTACTTCGGAGATCCCTATCATACCTGCCGGTGTTCCCCGCATCAGATCGAACGGTACCGGAACCGGATCTCAGGCCCCCTGATCGACCGGATCGACATTCAGGTGGAAGTTCCGGCCGTCCCCTATCATCAACTCTCCTCCGCCCGGCAGGGGGAACACTCCCTGCAGATCCGGCAGCGGATCAATAATGCCCGAAAGATCCAGGCGGAGCGGTATCAAGCCGACGGCATTCCCTGTACGGCCCACATGACCCCCCGGATGATCGAAGAATATTGTACGATCGATCCAACCTCGGAACGGATGCTCCAGGAGGCCATGGCCGACCTCGGCTTTTCCGCCCGGGCCTATCACCGGATCCTTAAGGTCGCCCGGACGATCGCAGATCTTGAGGGATCGGAGAGGATCCGCTCCGACCATCTGGCTGAAGCGCTCCAGTACCGGAGCCTGGACCGTGTCCGAATGGAGCTGTAA
- a CDS encoding shikimate dehydrogenase produces the protein MEIQGSTRIVGLFGFPVRHTFSPPMHNAAFAERGLDYVYLPFEVHPENLPAAVKALVPLGIAGVNVTIPHKETVIPLLDEISGTAERIGSVNTIRVREGKLKGFNTDAYGFETALFKDGGVSLSGKKIFVMGAGGAARAVCFQSALSGAEELVIADVLAERAEALASAVAEAVPVCRISTCSVEMETIEKAVAGKDLFVNATPVGMKETDPPLIRVEWLEPSTTVFDVIYNPLETRLLREAKDRGLTVVNGIGMLVHQGALAFEIFTGRKPPVETMLQVLKERFES, from the coding sequence ATGGAGATTCAGGGAAGCACCAGGATCGTAGGACTTTTCGGTTTTCCCGTCCGTCATACCTTTTCCCCGCCCATGCACAATGCCGCCTTTGCCGAAAGGGGGCTGGACTATGTCTATCTCCCCTTTGAGGTTCATCCTGAAAATCTGCCGGCGGCGGTGAAGGCCTTGGTCCCCCTCGGCATAGCAGGCGTCAATGTGACGATCCCCCACAAGGAAACGGTGATTCCCCTGCTCGACGAGATTTCCGGGACTGCGGAACGGATTGGCTCGGTCAACACGATCCGGGTGCGGGAGGGAAAACTCAAGGGATTCAATACCGACGCCTACGGTTTTGAAACGGCCCTTTTCAAGGACGGCGGCGTTTCTCTTTCCGGCAAAAAGATCTTCGTCATGGGGGCCGGCGGCGCCGCCCGTGCGGTTTGTTTCCAGTCGGCCCTTTCCGGCGCCGAAGAACTGGTGATTGCGGATGTTCTGGCCGAGCGGGCCGAAGCTCTCGCCTCCGCCGTGGCGGAGGCGGTTCCTGTTTGTCGTATTTCCACCTGTTCCGTGGAGATGGAGACCATCGAGAAGGCCGTGGCCGGCAAGGACCTGTTTGTGAATGCCACTCCCGTCGGGATGAAGGAAACGGATCCTCCCCTGATCCGGGTGGAATGGCTGGAACCTTCAACGACGGTTTTTGATGTGATTTATAATCCCCTGGAGACGCGGCTTCTCCGTGAGGCAAAGGACCGGGGGTTGACCGTTGTGAACGGAATCGGGATGCTGGTCCATCAGGGTGCGCTGGCCTTTGAGATCTTTACCGGCCGGAAGCCTCCGGTGGAGACGATGTTGCAGGTACTGAAGGAAAGGTTTGAGTCGTGA
- a CDS encoding shikimate kinase: MATGKSTVGPALASRLSFQVIDTDDLIEEKAGKSISEIFARDGEKVFRELESEIALEVSRRRGHVIITGGGIVLRERNLAALKKAGPVFCLSASPEEILRRTEGTSHRPLLKTDNPLARIKDLLKVREPFYSRADYTIETTGMSVREVVDCILGILHTNHPALFGPS, encoded by the coding sequence ATGGCGACCGGGAAAAGTACCGTCGGCCCGGCACTTGCTTCCCGGCTCTCTTTCCAGGTGATCGACACCGACGACCTGATCGAAGAGAAGGCGGGCAAGTCGATCTCCGAGATCTTCGCCCGGGACGGGGAGAAGGTTTTCCGGGAGCTTGAATCGGAGATCGCTCTCGAAGTCTCCCGCCGGAGGGGGCATGTAATTATTACGGGCGGCGGGATTGTCCTCCGGGAGAGGAATCTGGCTGCCCTGAAAAAAGCCGGTCCCGTCTTCTGCCTTTCGGCCTCACCGGAGGAAATTCTGAGACGGACGGAGGGAACGAGCCACCGTCCTCTGTTGAAGACCGACAATCCCCTGGCACGGATCAAGGACCTTCTGAAGGTTCGGGAACCCTTTTATTCCCGGGCCGATTATACCATTGAGACGACGGGCATGTCGGTCCGGGAAGTCGTCGATTGCATTCTCGGCATTCTCCATACGAACCATCCCGCCCTTTTCGGTCCTTCATGA
- a CDS encoding DNA-binding protein — protein MNTIARVFSAILVTSFLLLGCKPQQPQNKSEETPTAQTPVAEKTAAPRLPAPQPVAVGKTGKVVETMNAGGYTYIRVDTGTEKIWAAAPEFKIQVGQTVTVPPGAPMANYHSKTLNRDFGLIYFVPAINVGGTVSSGTMQRPIPPGHPALNSRPAKSGIDLSGIQRAKGGETVEEVFARKAELKGKEILVRGKVVKYNPQIMGFNWVHIEDGTGKEGVNDLTVTTRDTVQAGDTVLVKGKLTLNKDFGGGYIYDVIVENGKVTVEEKNHGGS, from the coding sequence ATGAATACAATTGCAAGAGTATTCTCGGCAATTCTTGTGACATCTTTTCTGCTTTTGGGGTGTAAACCCCAGCAACCGCAAAACAAATCCGAGGAAACGCCGACCGCACAAACCCCCGTTGCGGAGAAGACCGCTGCGCCCCGGCTTCCTGCACCGCAGCCGGTTGCGGTGGGCAAAACCGGGAAAGTTGTGGAAACGATGAATGCCGGCGGCTATACCTACATCCGGGTTGATACCGGGACGGAAAAGATTTGGGCTGCGGCTCCCGAGTTCAAGATCCAGGTCGGTCAGACGGTAACCGTTCCTCCCGGGGCGCCCATGGCGAACTACCACAGCAAGACCCTGAACCGGGATTTTGGCCTGATCTACTTTGTCCCCGCCATCAACGTTGGTGGAACGGTCTCCTCCGGTACGATGCAGCGGCCGATTCCGCCGGGACATCCGGCGCTGAATAGCCGACCCGCAAAATCCGGGATCGACCTCTCCGGGATTCAACGTGCGAAAGGGGGAGAAACCGTCGAAGAGGTTTTTGCCAGGAAAGCTGAGCTGAAAGGCAAGGAGATCCTGGTCCGGGGGAAGGTTGTAAAATATAATCCCCAGATCATGGGATTCAACTGGGTTCATATTGAGGACGGGACCGGCAAAGAGGGGGTGAACGATCTGACCGTGACAACCCGTGATACGGTCCAGGCCGGAGATACGGTCTTGGTCAAGGGGAAATTGACCCTGAATAAAGATTTCGGCGGGGGTTATATTTATGATGTTATTGTCGAAAACGGGAAGGTGACCGTGGAGGAAAAGAATCATGGTGGTTCTTGA
- a CDS encoding peptidyl-prolyl cis-trans isomerase — translation MVVLDTSLGRITVELFTDKAPVTVKNFLDYVDEGHFDGTIFHRVISGFVLQGGGLTEAMEEKPTRPPIKNEADNGLCNERGTFSMARTNEIDSATSQFFINLADNAFLDHSDDNFGYAVFAKVTDGMDVVDKIAAVPTGNHGFHQDVPVDAVVIQSIRRA, via the coding sequence ATGGTGGTTCTTGATACCTCTCTCGGCCGGATTACGGTTGAACTCTTCACCGACAAGGCACCGGTGACGGTAAAAAATTTTCTCGACTATGTTGATGAGGGTCACTTCGATGGGACTATTTTTCACCGGGTGATCTCCGGATTCGTTCTTCAGGGGGGTGGCCTGACGGAGGCAATGGAGGAAAAACCGACCCGTCCTCCCATCAAAAACGAGGCCGACAATGGTCTCTGCAATGAGCGAGGGACCTTCTCGATGGCGCGCACAAATGAGATCGATAGCGCCACCTCACAATTTTTTATCAATCTTGCTGACAATGCCTTTCTCGATCATAGCGACGACAACTTTGGTTATGCCGTTTTCGCCAAGGTAACGGACGGGATGGATGTGGTCGACAAGATTGCAGCCGTTCCAACGGGAAATCATGGTTTTCATCAGGATGTGCCGGTTGATGCCGTAGTGATTCAGTCTATCCGGCGGGCCTGA